CATGGGCGCGTCAAGGCACTGGCTGAGGCTGCGCGTGAAAGCGGACTCAAGTTCTAATGTCGGTTGAAAGAGCGAAAAATGGCAAAACCGCAGAGTAAAAAACAGCAGCAGGCTAGCGAAGAGAGAGATGATGGCTTGCGCGAGAAAATGGTATCGATCAATCGTGTCACGAAAGTCGTCAAAGGTGGACGAATTCTTGGCTTCGCTGCACTGACGGTGGTTGGCGATGGTGATGGCGGGATTGGGATGGGGAAAGGTAAAGCACGTGAGGTCCCCGTCGCCGTACAAAAGGCAATGGATGAGGCCCGTCGTAAGCTAGCCAAGATCAGTCTCAATCGGGGAACACTTCATCACCCAGTGATAGGCAAGCACGGCGCAACTACTGTGCTGATGTCACCCGCTGCTCCTGGCACGGGCGTTATTGCTGGCGGGCCGATGCGCGCAGTGTTTGAGGTAATGGGTGTGACGGATGTCGTGGCAAAGGCGATTGGATCGACCAATCCGTATAACCTCGTGCGCGCCACGATCAAGGGGCTGGTGGCTATGAATTCTCCCGCAGAGATTGCCGCAAAGCGCGGTAAATCGGTTCAGGAAATCCTGGAGGCCTGACCATGAGCGAAAAGACGATCAGGGTCAAGCTGATTAGAAGCTTGATCGGAACAAAGCAAGATCACCGTGCAACGGTGCGCGGGCTTGGTCTCAGTCGCCTCAATCAAATCAGGGAGCTTCAAAACACCCCCGCAATTCGAGGGATGCTCAAGAAAGTCGCCTATTTGGTCAAGTGTGAAGGATAATCGGATGCGTCTCAACAACCTGAAACCGGCCGAAGGGGCCAAGCATACGGGCAAACGGGTTGGCCGTGGAATCGGTAGCGGTCTTGGTAAAACTGCAGGTCGCGGACACAAAGGCCAGAAATCTCGTGCAGGCGGATTTCACAAAGTTGGCTTCGAAGGCGGTCAAATGCCGCTCCAGCGACGTTTGCCGAAGCGTGGTTTTAAATCCCTCACTGCGGGAAAACATGCCGAGATTCGTTTGTCCGAGCTTGAGCGGCTTCCGGTAGAGGAAGTCGATTTGTTGACACTGATGCAAGCTGGGATCATTCCTTACGGCAGTCTTTCAGCGAAAGTGATTCTTTCCGGGGAACTGACTCGCAAGGTAAATCTGAAAGGTGTTGGAGCTACCAGGGGCGCGCGTGCGGCAATTGAGGCGGTTGGTGGAAGTGTTATAGACATCGCAGCTGCCTGAAAGTTCGAACAAAAAGGCGAGGATTTAGTTAGTGGCCACATCCAGCAGCAATCAAGCCGTCGTGCTCGGCAAATCCGGGAAATACGGCGACCTGTGGCGCAGGCTGTGGTTTTTGCTGGGCGCACTCGTCGTGTATAGGATCGGTGCGCATATCCCGGTTCCTGGAATAGATCCGGTTAGGTTGGCGGATCTGTTCAATTCCCAGCAAGGCGGGATTCTCGGCGTTTTCAACCTTTTTTCAGGTGGGGCTCTTTCCAGGTTCACGATTTTCGCGCTGGGGATCATGCCTTATATTTCGTCATCCATCATCATGCAGCTGATGACGATCGCCATTCCTTCACTCGAACAATTGAAGAAGGAAGGCGAGGCGGGCCGCCGTAAGATCACCCAATACACCCGTTATGGTACGGTAGCACTCGCGCTGTTCCAAGGCATCGGCATTGCGATTGCTTTGGAGTCGCAACAAGGTCTGGTGCTTGAGCCAGGTCTGATGTTTCGTCTGACTACGGTTATGACCCTGGTCACTGGTACCATGTTCCTTATGTGGCTTGGAGAGCAGATCACCGAACGTGGCTTGGGGAACGGCATCTCGATCATCATTTTCGCCGGTATCGCTGCCGGTCTGCCAAATGCGCTGGGTGGATTGTTCGAGCTGGTACGTACGGGTGCCATGCATCCCCTTACAGCCATCGTCATCTGCATTCTGGTGGTGGTAGTTACTGGTTTTGTCGTCTTCGTCGAGCGCGGTCAGCGTAAGATCCTGGTCAATTATGCAAAACGCCAGGTGGGCAACAAGATCTATGGCGGACAAAGTTCTCACTTGCCTCTCAAACTGAACATGTCAGGCGTCATCCCGCCTATCTTTGCTTCCTCGATCATCTTGTTTCCTGCTACGGCCGCGGGTTGGTTTGGTACCAGCGAAGGCATGACCTGGTTGAAAGACATTGCTGCGACACTGTCGCCTGGGCAGCCGATCTATGTTCTTCTCTATGCAGCGGCCATCGTGTTTTTCTGCTTTTTCTATACCGCCTTGGTATTCAACTCGAAGGAAACTGCTGAAAACCTCAAGAAGAGTGGTGCGTTCGTACCGGGGTATCGACCCGGAGAGCAGACAGCCAGATACATCGACAAGATCCTGGTGCGTTTGACCCTTATTGGGTCGGCTTATGTGACCTTAGTCTGTTTGTTGCCGGAATTCCTGATTCTCAAGTGGAACGTGCCGTTCTATTTCGGCGGGACCTCATTGTTGATCATCGTTGTAGTGACGATGGATTTCATGGCTCAAGTTCAGGCCTATCTGATGTCCCATCAGTACGAAAGTTTGTTAAAGAAAGCCAACTTCAAGGGAACGGGTTTGCCGGTACGTTGAGTAAGGTGAGATTTCTGGAGCAATGGCAAAGGAAGACGTTATCGAAATGCAGGGTGAGGTTCTTGAGAACCTGCCGAACGCGACGTTTCGCGTCAAGCTGGAGAATGGGCATATTGTCCTGGGGCACATCTCCGGAAAGATGCGCATGCATTACATCCGCATTCTTCCGGGTGATAAGGTGACGGTGCAGTTGACCCCTTACGATTTCAACAAGGCGCGTATCGTATTCAGGGCTAAGTGAAATTTTAGAATTTCTGGAGAATGAAATGAGAGTTCAAGCATCCGTCAAGCGTATCTGTCGTAAGTGCAAAATCATTCGCCGTCATAACGTGGTGCGCGTCATTTGTACTGATCCG
This genomic interval from Sulfuricystis multivorans contains the following:
- the rpsE gene encoding 30S ribosomal protein S5 codes for the protein MAKPQSKKQQQASEERDDGLREKMVSINRVTKVVKGGRILGFAALTVVGDGDGGIGMGKGKAREVPVAVQKAMDEARRKLAKISLNRGTLHHPVIGKHGATTVLMSPAAPGTGVIAGGPMRAVFEVMGVTDVVAKAIGSTNPYNLVRATIKGLVAMNSPAEIAAKRGKSVQEILEA
- the rpmD gene encoding 50S ribosomal protein L30, producing the protein MSEKTIRVKLIRSLIGTKQDHRATVRGLGLSRLNQIRELQNTPAIRGMLKKVAYLVKCEG
- the rplO gene encoding 50S ribosomal protein L15, whose translation is MRLNNLKPAEGAKHTGKRVGRGIGSGLGKTAGRGHKGQKSRAGGFHKVGFEGGQMPLQRRLPKRGFKSLTAGKHAEIRLSELERLPVEEVDLLTLMQAGIIPYGSLSAKVILSGELTRKVNLKGVGATRGARAAIEAVGGSVIDIAAA
- the secY gene encoding preprotein translocase subunit SecY; its protein translation is MATSSSNQAVVLGKSGKYGDLWRRLWFLLGALVVYRIGAHIPVPGIDPVRLADLFNSQQGGILGVFNLFSGGALSRFTIFALGIMPYISSSIIMQLMTIAIPSLEQLKKEGEAGRRKITQYTRYGTVALALFQGIGIAIALESQQGLVLEPGLMFRLTTVMTLVTGTMFLMWLGEQITERGLGNGISIIIFAGIAAGLPNALGGLFELVRTGAMHPLTAIVICILVVVVTGFVVFVERGQRKILVNYAKRQVGNKIYGGQSSHLPLKLNMSGVIPPIFASSIILFPATAAGWFGTSEGMTWLKDIAATLSPGQPIYVLLYAAAIVFFCFFYTALVFNSKETAENLKKSGAFVPGYRPGEQTARYIDKILVRLTLIGSAYVTLVCLLPEFLILKWNVPFYFGGTSLLIIVVVTMDFMAQVQAYLMSHQYESLLKKANFKGTGLPVR
- the infA gene encoding translation initiation factor IF-1, which codes for MAKEDVIEMQGEVLENLPNATFRVKLENGHIVLGHISGKMRMHYIRILPGDKVTVQLTPYDFNKARIVFRAK
- the rpmJ gene encoding 50S ribosomal protein L36, encoding MRVQASVKRICRKCKIIRRHNVVRVICTDPRHKQRQG